GTTAATGTGGACTCGAAAAACGGAACTCTGAGTGGTTCAACCTTTTCCGGGGGAATGACGATGGTTCGGGTTGCGGTTTTGATGACCTTGCCAGTCGGTGACGTTTCACTGTTGAGAATCGAAGGGATTTGACCTGAGATGACCGCGCTGAAACCAAACACGACACAGAAGCAGGCAGCCAGATATTTCAGAAATGGCATAACTTCCTCGAAAGGAAAATTTGGGGGGTGGATGAAATGTAATTTTGGGGAAATCTTCCAGCGCCAGTCGTGAGATGAAACCCAACCAACCAAATATCACAGGCTGGTTAGATTGCAAACGAAAAAAACGGGGAAAACTTACTTTTTACCAGAAAAAATGCGAGAAAGCCCCGGCCTCAACCGCGCAGCGGTAGGGCGGGGATGAATCGCAACCGCTGAAAAAAACCAGCCTGACCGACCCTGAACAAAGTAATAAATCTTGCCGAAAACGGTAGCTTTGCGGTAGAGTTAACCTATGAGAAAAAAAGCAGATAAACTCCGGCAACCCCCAACAAACTACCGAAAGGGTCTGAGGAACGCAAAGCCGCCTTTGCCGAGGTGCGGAAAAAATACGGACTGTCGGTCGGCGAGGCGCAAAAGATTGGCCAGCGATTGGTTGAAGGACATTTTGTCAAGTTGACGAATTCGCGAATCGTGCAGCAAGTGGCGAAACGAGCCTGGCGAGCGATTGAAAAAGTGATGGTTGGAAAAGCGAAGCGGGTGCGGTTCAAACGGCGGGATGAATTCCAGCCGTTTGAGACCAACGCCAACGACACTGGAATCCGGGTGGTGATTGGGACCGGAACGGTGTGTGTTGGAAAACTGACGTTTGAGTTCAAGACGGATGAGACCAATCCATATCACGTCCACGCGCTCAAACACCGGGTCAAATACGCCCGAATCGTCAAACGGGTGATCAATGGTCGGTCACGATGGTATGTCCAACTGATTCTGGAAGGAAAGCCGTACCGTGATCTGAAGACACACACGACTCAGAATGGAGAGCGGGTGGGACTTGATTTCGGCCCCTCGTTGATTGCGGTTTCGACCACCACCGACAGCTTTCAAGAACCGCTCAGCCAGGAACTCGACCGGCGGCAGGCTGAAATCCGGAGACTCAAGCGACGACTGGACCGCAGCCGGAGGGCGACCAACCCACACAACTACTCTCCAAACGGGACGGTCAAAAAGGGCCGGAAGCAGTGGAAACAGTCCTCCCGCTACCGACAGACCAGACAGCAACTCAGGGATCTGGAACGCCGCAAGGCTGCCCATCGAAAAAGTCTCCACGGACGGTTGGCGAACCGGATCGTCCGACTCGGCAATCAGATTCATACGGAAAAAGTCAGCTACCGCGGCTGGCAAAAGCAGTTTGGAACATCAATCCAGCATC
The DNA window shown above is from Acidobacteriota bacterium and carries:
- a CDS encoding transposase, giving the protein MRKKYGLSVGEAQKIGQRLVEGHFVKLTNSRIVQQVAKRAWRAIEKVMVGKAKRVRFKRRDEFQPFETNANDTGIRVVIGTGTVCVGKLTFEFKTDETNPYHVHALKHRVKYARIVKRVINGRSRWYVQLILEGKPYRDLKTHTTQNGERVGLDFGPSLIAVSTTTDSFQEPLSQELDRRQAEIRRLKRRLDRSRRATNPHNYSPNGTVKKGRKQWKQSSRYRQTRQQLRDLERRKAAHRKSLHGRLANRIVRLGNQIHTEKVSYRGWQKQFGTSIQHHAPSALEGILTRKAETLGGGTRLINTFQTALSQTCLCGNRKKKTLSERTHRCTECGFTAPRDEFSAYLALHTSWTDGKWVVNLDEARSGI